A region of Candidatus Nezhaarchaeota archaeon DNA encodes the following proteins:
- a CDS encoding superoxide dismutase — translation MEAAKFYVLPRLPYGYGDLAPYMSEEQLRIHHTIHHQAYVNGANAVLKRLDAARKENLEVDVKAALKELSWNVGGHILHSLFWTNMAPPSKGGGKPGGELADLINSEFGSFDRFRKEFTQAAVTVEGSGWAALTICKQTNRLMIMQIEKHNVNVFPSHPVLMVLDVFEHAYYIDYKNRRADYVEAFWSIVNWDEVNRRLKQYL, via the coding sequence GTGGAGGCTGCTAAGTTTTACGTCCTACCACGATTACCCTACGGCTACGGAGACCTAGCACCATACATGTCTGAGGAGCAGTTACGCATACACCACACTATTCACCATCAAGCTTACGTCAATGGAGCTAATGCAGTGCTAAAGAGGTTGGATGCTGCTCGAAAAGAGAACCTAGAAGTAGACGTTAAAGCTGCGCTGAAGGAGCTATCATGGAACGTCGGTGGGCACATACTGCACTCTCTATTCTGGACCAACATGGCTCCACCGAGTAAGGGCGGTGGCAAGCCTGGAGGTGAGCTAGCCGATCTAATCAATAGTGAGTTTGGAAGCTTCGATAGGTTCAGGAAAGAGTTCACCCAAGCCGCGGTAACCGTTGAAGGCTCTGGCTGGGCAGCACTAACAATATGTAAGCAAACCAATCGATTAATGATAATGCAGATAGAGAAACACAACGTCAACGTGTTCCCCTCACACCCAGTGCTGATGGTCTTAGACGTTTTCGAACACGCCTACTACATAGACTACAAGAACAGGAGAGCGGACTACGTTGAGGCCTTCTGGAGCATAGTCAACTGGGATGAAGTGAACAGGAGACTGAAGCAGTACCTCTAG
- a CDS encoding rubredoxin, which yields MGRWRCQVCGYIYDPDYGDPSRGIRPGTPFESLPDDWKCPVCGVPKSMFERMD from the coding sequence TTGGGTAGGTGGAGGTGTCAAGTATGCGGCTACATCTACGATCCAGATTATGGAGATCCAAGTCGAGGCATAAGACCTGGAACACCATTCGAAAGCCTGCCAGACGATTGGAAGTGCCCAGTTTGTGGAGTTCCAAAAAGCATGTTTGAGAGGATGGACTAG